The sequence CGACGCCCTCGACAAACGCATCACCGCCGCGATGGGCAAGGCCTCGCGCGAGGAGGAACTGAACTCGCGCCCGCGCTTCGATCACACCGAGCACTGCCGGATCATGATGGAGCTGATGGTGCTCGCGCTGTGGTCGGACACCACCCGCGTTTCCACCTTCATGTTCGGCAACGACGTGACCAACCGGAACTTCTCGTTCCTCGATGGCGTCCACGGCGGCCACCACGAGATCTCCCATCACAGCGGCGATGCAGCGAAGCTCGACGAATACGAGCGGATCAACCGCTGGCACGTCGACCAATACGCCGGCATGCTGGACCGCATGAAGTCGATCAAGGAAGGCGACGGCACCTTGCTCGACCACTCGATGGTCGCCTTCGGCTCCCCGATCCGCGATGGCAACGCCCACGATCCGAAGAACGTTCCGATCGTGGTCGCGGGGAAAGCGAATGGAGGGCTGAAGACCGGCCGTCATGTCGTCAGTCCACAGGGCACGCCGCTGTGCTCGCTGTGGATGGGGATGCTTGAAAAGGCCGGCGCGAAGGTGGACGGCTTCGGCGATGCCTCCGCGCCGTTGGCGGGATTGGGGTGAACGACTTGTCTCGCCAAGGTGGTGATCGAAGTTTCTGAGCCCGGAGGGCGACGTATCCTAGCCGGTGGCGCAAGCCATCGGTATGGCACAACATGAGTTCCAAGCCCCGGCAGAGGCGACGCAAACGGAGGCCGAATGACATTCCAAATGGAAGTCCGCATCCGACGTTTGAAGAGTTCCGGATGCTTCCAAATCGCTGGTATGACGGATTCGCTGGAAGAGCGCAGGCAGCGCCGTCCCTAACGGGACTTGCATCCATTCCCGGGCCTGGTCCGGTGGCTTGCGCCACCGGCTAGGATACGTCGCCCTCCGGGCTCAGAGAGGTCGGGAGCAAACCCGGGATCGGCAATGCATGGGGTCGGGCGAGTTTGCCCCGCCCACGCTCTTCCGAGTGCGGCCACGGCGCGTGTCGGAATTACACGAAGCGCTGGACTCCGTCTCTTGGATAGCAAGCTTGATGCGTTGGGGAGAACGATGGTCCTCCCACTCACAAGTTGAAAACTTGTGCTACCGCTTAGCGGCGGCGTTTCTTGCCACCACCGCCGCTCATCTTGCGGCGCACCGGCTTCGGCGGGGAATCGTCGAGGAGCGCGGTGTAGATGTAGTCGAAGCCTTCCAGCTTCTTGCGGTCGATCTTGCGGTCGATGAAGACCTCCACGGACTTGGCGTAGTCCAGTTCATCCGCGGTGAGCAGGGTGAAGGCATCGCCTTCCGCTTCCGCGCGGCCGGTGCGTCCGATGCGGTGGACGTAGTCCTCGGCGTTTTCCGGGACGCGGTAGTTGATGACGTGGGAGACGCCGGAGATGTCGATACCACGGGCGGCGACGTCGGTGGCGACGAGGACCTCGTATTTGCCTTCCTTGAAGCCCTGGAGCGCCTTCATGCGATCGGCCTGGGCGATGTCGGAGTGCATCGCGGCGACCTTGTCGTGGCCCTGGGTCTTCAGCAGCGAGGTGAGCTGGTCCGCTTCCTTGCGGGTGCGGGTGAAGATCATCACCGAGTGGTAGTCGGTCTTGTCGAGCAGGGCGATGAGCAGTTCATCGCGCTGGTCCATGGCCACCGGGTAGAAGGCGTGGGTCACGGTGGAGGCCACGGCGCGGCGGGCGATTTCCACTTCGACGGGGTCCTTCAGGCACCACTGGGCGAAGGTCTGGATCGCCGCCGGCATGGTGGCGGAGAAGAACAGCGTCTGGCGCTCGTCCCACGGGCAGAGGTTCACGATCTTGCGGACCTGGGGCAGGAAGCCCATGTCCAGCATGCGGTCGACCTCGTCGAGGATCAGGACCTTGAGTTCGCCGAAGCGCATGGTGGCGCGGTAGAAATGGTCCATCAGGCGGCCCGGGGTGGCCACCACGATGTCGGCGCCCTTCGCCAGTTCCTCGGTCTGCTGGCCGTAGCCGACGCCGCCATAGAGTAGGGCGACCTTGAGGCCGGTGTGCTTGCCGTATTTGATGAACTGTTCGGCGACCTGGTGGGCGAGCTCGCGGGTCGGCTCCAGCACGAGGATCTGCGGCTTGCCGAGCGGCGTGAGCTTGCTGAGGGACGGCAGCGCGAAGGCGGCGGTCTTGCCGGTGCCGGTCTGGGATGCTCCGATCACGTCCTTGCCGTCCAGCACCAGCGGGATCGCCTGCGCCTGGATCGGGGTGGGGGTGGTGTATCCGGATTCCTCAATGGCTTTCTGGACGGCTTCCGAGAGCCCGAGTGTGTCAAATCCCATGCGCGGCGTTCCTAGTGGGGTGGGGCAATGCGGTCAAGGCGAGACCTGATTAATTCCGTTTCTGGAAGGAGTTGGAGCGGAAACCGGCGGAAATGGGTCCGTTAGGCCGCGTGCGCGGGGGCTTGGATCAGCAGGCAGTCCTCGAGGAAGGGCTGGAGATCCTTCATCAAGGGCGGGCCGCCGGGGGCGAAACGTTCGCGGAAGTGGTCCTCCAGTCGTTTCAGTGAAAATTCGAGATCGGCGGTCACCAGTTCATTGCTGCGGCCGCGGACGATGGCCACCAGCACGGCGAAACGGCCCTCGCGGGAGACGGCGAAGCGGTGCTCGGGGAGCTCGAATTCCGAGCGGATGTGGCCATCGGCGTCCCGGAGCTGGAGCGCGAGCCGCTGGACCGTGCCCTCGACGCGCTTCGCCGAGGCGTGGCGACCGGGTTGGTTCGAGGCAAAGGAAACGAGAGCCAGCGAGTGGACATCGAGCAGGAAGACCTCCTCGACCTGGAAGCGGTGGGTCTTTTCGAAAACGATGTCCTCGTAGGTGCGGCTGGTGAAGAGGGCCTGGAGCCGCCACAGCATGCGGTCGAGCGTGCCGGGTTCCTGAAACGGGCGCTGGGTGGGCGTGTATTCCGCCAGGGCGCGGCGGATGGTGGCGCGGAGCATCGGCTCCAGGTAGGTGTCGATGCCATTTTCCCGGGCATAGAC comes from Luteolibacter sp. LG18 and encodes:
- a CDS encoding DEAD/DEAH box helicase codes for the protein MGFDTLGLSEAVQKAIEESGYTTPTPIQAQAIPLVLDGKDVIGASQTGTGKTAAFALPSLSKLTPLGKPQILVLEPTRELAHQVAEQFIKYGKHTGLKVALLYGGVGYGQQTEELAKGADIVVATPGRLMDHFYRATMRFGELKVLILDEVDRMLDMGFLPQVRKIVNLCPWDERQTLFFSATMPAAIQTFAQWCLKDPVEVEIARRAVASTVTHAFYPVAMDQRDELLIALLDKTDYHSVMIFTRTRKEADQLTSLLKTQGHDKVAAMHSDIAQADRMKALQGFKEGKYEVLVATDVAARGIDISGVSHVINYRVPENAEDYVHRIGRTGRAEAEGDAFTLLTADELDYAKSVEVFIDRKIDRKKLEGFDYIYTALLDDSPPKPVRRKMSGGGGKKRRR